The following are encoded in a window of Loxodonta africana isolate mLoxAfr1 chromosome Y, mLoxAfr1.hap2, whole genome shotgun sequence genomic DNA:
- the LOC135229010 gene encoding E3 ubiquitin-protein ligase RNF113A-like: protein MAEHLSPGKTGDQVCTFLFKKPGRKGATGRRKRPVCSRDPGESSSSSEEGSTVVRPEKKRTTHNPMVQKTRSSGKQKVAHGDGSSEEENELESVGVDYTSTGSGGPVGPEDMGATAVHELDTEKERDAQGIFERGQKIQEELRGKEGDKIHRGINNYQKYVKPKDTSMGSVSSGMVRKGPVRAPEHLRATVRWDYQPDICKDYKETGFCGFGDTCKFLHDRSDYKHGWQIERELDEGRYGVYGDENYQVGSDDEEIPFKCLICRQTFQNPVVTKCRHYFCESCALQHFRTTPRCYVCDRQTNGVFSPAKKVIAKLERNRAAGEDGASDFPEDPDEGPIPVI, encoded by the coding sequence ATGGCAGAGCACCTTTCTCCAGGAAAGACGGGAGACCAGGTGTGCACCTTCCTCTTCAAAAAGCCTGGACGAAAAGGTGCTACAGGCCGCAGGAAGCGCCCTGTCTGCAGCCGAGATCCCGgagaaagcagcagcagcagtgaggAAGGCAGCACTGTGGTTCGCCCGGAAAAGAAGCGGACGACCCACAATCCGATGGTACAGAAGACGCGTAGCAGCGGTAAACAAAAGGTGGCTCACGGCGACGGGAGCAGCGAGGAGGAGAATGAGCTCGAGAGTGTTGGCGTGGACTACACGTCCACTGGCTCAGGGGGACCCGTGGGGCCAGAGGATATGGGTGCAACCGCTGTCCACGAGCTAGACACAGAGAAAGAGCGTGACGCACAAGGCATCTTTGAGCGCGGCCAGAAGATCCAGGAGGAGCTGAGGGGCAAGGAGGGTGACAAGATCCATCGGGGAATCAACAATTATCAGAAATACGTGAAGCCCAAGGATACGTCTATGGGCAGTGTCTCCTCGGGGATGGTCAGGAAGGGCCCCGTCCGAGCTCCCGAGCATCTACGTGCCACGGTGCGCTGGGATTACCAGCCCGACATTTGTAAGGACTACAAAGAGACTGGCTTCTGCGGCTTCGGAGACACCTGCAAGTTCCTCCATGATCGTTCAGATTACAAGCATGGGTGGCAGATCGAACGTGAGCTTGATGAAGGTCGCTATGGTGTCTACGGCGACGAAAACTACCAAGTGGGAAGTGACGACGAGGAAATACCATTCAAGTGTCTCATCTGTCGCCAGACCTTCCAAAACCCAGTTGTCACCAAGTGCAGGCATTATTTCTGCGAGAGCTGTGCGCTGCAGCATTTCCGCACCACCCCACGTTGCTATGTCTGCGACCGGCAGACCAATGGCGTCTTCAGTCCAGCGAAAAAAGTGATTGCCAAACTGGAGAGGAATCGAGCTGCTGGAGAGGATGGTGCTTCCGATTTCCCAGAAGACCCCGATGAGGGTCCAATTCCCGTTATTTAA